One part of the Haemophilus parainfluenzae genome encodes these proteins:
- a CDS encoding nucleobase:cation symporter-2 family protein, translated as MNNNLLYTVEDKPPFGLSLLLAAQHLLAALGGIIAVPLVIGNVLKLPTEDTITLVNAALLISGVVTVIQCKGLGPVGIRLPSVMGTSFTFVAAALAIGFSEYGIAGILGSSLIGSLVMIIGSFFMPYIRKLFPPIVTGTVVMMIGLSLIPVAVDWFAGGQRGDANYATPENLMMASFVLVIVVALVQWGKGIFSAAAIVIGMMTGYLVCLAMGWVSFEGVKQAQTFAIPQPLHFGLAFPISGIIGMSIAYLVTIVESSGNFLALGNATQTEITGKHLRGGVLADGLGSALAAIMSTTPFSSFSQNIGVISLTGVASRHVVALTGVLLALAGLFPVFGALIVSIPLPVLGGAGLMMFAMIIAAGIQMLDKVARSKRNGLIIAISIGCGLAVTTRPELLDKLPHFFKEVLGSGITVGSLLALILNLVLPEDKVEETKE; from the coding sequence ATGAATAACAATCTACTTTATACCGTGGAAGACAAACCACCTTTCGGATTGAGTTTACTCCTTGCGGCACAACATTTACTTGCCGCACTCGGGGGGATTATTGCCGTACCATTGGTCATTGGTAACGTCTTAAAATTACCTACCGAAGATACCATTACGCTAGTGAATGCTGCACTCTTGATTTCTGGCGTGGTGACCGTTATTCAATGCAAAGGCTTGGGACCTGTGGGCATTCGTTTGCCAAGTGTGATGGGAACCAGTTTTACTTTCGTTGCCGCTGCACTGGCCATTGGTTTCAGTGAATATGGCATCGCCGGTATATTAGGTTCCTCTCTCATTGGTTCCTTAGTGATGATTATCGGCAGTTTCTTTATGCCGTATATTCGTAAATTGTTCCCACCGATTGTAACAGGTACTGTCGTTATGATGATCGGTTTAAGCCTTATTCCTGTTGCCGTTGACTGGTTCGCAGGTGGTCAACGTGGTGATGCGAATTATGCTACACCAGAAAATTTAATGATGGCGAGCTTTGTATTGGTGATCGTGGTTGCGCTCGTACAATGGGGCAAAGGAATTTTCTCTGCCGCAGCAATCGTTATTGGTATGATGACAGGCTATCTTGTGTGTTTAGCCATGGGCTGGGTGAGCTTTGAAGGCGTAAAACAAGCGCAAACTTTCGCAATTCCACAACCGCTACACTTTGGTTTAGCCTTCCCTATTTCAGGTATTATCGGCATGTCCATTGCCTATTTAGTGACAATCGTTGAATCAAGCGGTAACTTCTTAGCACTAGGTAATGCAACCCAAACAGAAATTACCGGCAAACATTTACGTGGTGGCGTTTTAGCCGATGGTTTAGGATCTGCCCTAGCTGCCATAATGTCCACCACACCATTCTCTTCATTCTCACAAAACATTGGCGTCATTTCTCTAACGGGCGTGGCAAGCCGTCACGTGGTTGCGCTAACCGGTGTACTTCTAGCGCTAGCGGGCTTATTCCCTGTATTTGGCGCATTAATTGTTTCAATTCCATTGCCTGTATTAGGTGGTGCAGGCTTAATGATGTTCGCGATGATTATCGCTGCGGGTATCCAAATGTTAGACAAAGTCGCACGTAGCAAACGCAATGGTTTAATTATTGCCATTTCCATTGGCTGTGGCTTAGCCGTGACAACTCGTCCAGAATTGCTTGATAAATTACCGCACTTTTTCAAAGAAGTGCTCGGTTCAGGCATTACCGTAGGCTCATTACTTGCCTTAATTCTTAACCTCGTGCTTCCAGAAGATAAAGTGGAAGAAACAAAAGAATAA
- a CDS encoding DASS family sodium-coupled anion symporter: MQQTPVTNSRAKAWNKNAIIFLVDVVLFFVLLNTLPFELAVNKGLALLAFVAILWLTEAVNVTITALFVPILSVLLGLVNSREALVAFADPTIFLFFGGFALATALNVQKIDQMIANKIMQLAKGRLFIAVLYLFLATAFLSMWMSNTATAAMMIPLSMTILSQLDRNKEHNTYIFVLLGIAYSATIGGMGTLVGSPPNAIAASQLHLGFADWLMYGTPVMLILFPIIIGWLYIVFKPKLNLHFEAEFAKIHMNKKRILTLAIFVAVAILWIFGGYLNPIISQLLGLPKPIGSFDSMVALSAAIVICVTGIASWKEVQENTEWGVLFLFGGGLTLSSVLTHSGASKIMADGIVFIIEGGHYYVMALIVAAFIVILTEFTSNTASAALLVPIFISIAQALNMPPLGFAMIIGLGASCAFMMPVGTPPNAIVYSTGFVKQSEMVRVGKFIDLTCIVIIATIAYLFWM, translated from the coding sequence ATGCAACAAACCCCTGTTACTAACTCAAGAGCCAAAGCTTGGAATAAAAATGCGATTATATTCCTCGTCGATGTCGTGCTCTTCTTTGTTTTATTAAACACGCTTCCTTTTGAGCTAGCAGTCAATAAAGGTTTAGCATTATTAGCATTCGTGGCAATTTTATGGCTTACTGAAGCAGTAAATGTCACGATTACAGCGCTATTTGTTCCTATCCTGTCCGTATTATTAGGATTGGTAAATAGTCGTGAGGCCTTGGTGGCTTTTGCCGATCCAACTATTTTCTTATTTTTTGGCGGATTTGCGCTTGCGACCGCATTAAATGTGCAAAAAATTGACCAAATGATTGCCAATAAAATTATGCAATTAGCCAAAGGTCGATTATTCATTGCTGTTCTTTATCTATTCTTAGCCACGGCTTTTTTATCTATGTGGATGAGTAATACGGCTACAGCGGCAATGATGATACCACTTTCCATGACGATCTTAAGCCAATTAGATCGTAATAAAGAACATAACACTTATATATTTGTATTATTAGGCATCGCCTATAGTGCCACTATTGGGGGTATGGGGACTTTGGTAGGAAGCCCTCCTAATGCCATCGCTGCCTCTCAGCTTCATTTAGGTTTTGCTGACTGGTTAATGTATGGCACGCCAGTGATGTTAATTTTATTCCCAATTATCATCGGTTGGTTATACATCGTCTTTAAACCGAAATTAAACCTTCATTTTGAAGCCGAATTTGCCAAAATCCATATGAATAAAAAACGTATTTTAACTTTAGCGATTTTTGTAGCGGTGGCAATTCTTTGGATTTTTGGCGGCTATCTCAATCCCATTATTTCTCAATTATTAGGACTCCCTAAACCAATCGGCAGTTTTGATAGTATGGTCGCACTCTCTGCAGCAATTGTTATTTGTGTAACAGGCATCGCAAGCTGGAAAGAAGTACAAGAAAATACAGAATGGGGCGTACTTTTCCTCTTTGGTGGTGGTTTAACATTAAGCTCGGTTCTTACCCATTCTGGTGCAAGCAAAATCATGGCGGATGGTATAGTCTTCATTATTGAGGGGGGCCACTACTATGTGATGGCATTAATTGTTGCAGCATTTATTGTGATTTTGACCGAGTTTACTTCAAACACGGCAAGTGCAGCCTTACTCGTCCCAATCTTTATATCTATCGCTCAAGCACTCAATATGCCTCCGCTGGGTTTTGCGATGATTATTGGCTTAGGCGCATCTTGTGCCTTTATGATGCCAGTGGGAACGCCGCCTAATGCAATTGTATACTCCACTGGTTTTGTTAAACAGTCAGAGATGGTTCGTGTCGGTAAGTTTATTGATTTAACCTGTATAGTTATTATTGCAACCATTGCTTATCTGTTCTGGATGTAG
- a CDS encoding co-chaperone YbbN, whose amino-acid sequence MADLPFLVELNEQNLTETLQRSVETPLVINFYALSHKESADFAKVLKRVAEQHQGQFILGLVNCETEQMLAAQFRIQALPTTYLFKEAQALDAFPGTLDETSLLQRLSAILPKEEDLKFQKALDFLQVEDYDSALPLLKEAWELSDKKNSDVALLYAETYIAMKKTEPASDILAQIPIQDRDSRWHGLQAQIELLIKAADTPEIQQLQADYAKNPTPEIALKLAVQLHQANRNEEALDLLFSILKQDLSAENGEVKQQFLAILSAIGNADPITNKYRRLLYALLY is encoded by the coding sequence ATGGCAGATTTACCTTTTTTAGTTGAACTCAACGAACAAAATCTTACCGAAACGTTGCAACGTTCTGTTGAAACCCCGCTTGTCATTAACTTTTATGCACTAAGCCATAAAGAATCAGCTGATTTTGCAAAAGTCCTAAAACGTGTTGCAGAACAACACCAAGGGCAATTTATTCTCGGCTTAGTCAATTGTGAAACGGAGCAAATGCTTGCCGCACAATTTCGTATTCAAGCGTTGCCAACGACCTACCTTTTTAAAGAGGCACAAGCATTAGATGCCTTCCCTGGCACATTAGATGAAACCAGCTTATTACAACGTTTAAGCGCCATTTTGCCAAAAGAAGAAGATTTAAAATTCCAAAAAGCCTTGGATTTTTTACAAGTGGAAGATTACGACTCTGCTCTTCCATTACTGAAAGAAGCCTGGGAGCTTTCGGATAAGAAAAACAGCGATGTGGCATTACTTTATGCGGAAACCTATATCGCCATGAAAAAAACGGAGCCTGCATCAGATATTTTAGCGCAAATTCCGATTCAGGATCGCGACAGTCGTTGGCATGGCTTACAAGCGCAGATTGAGCTTTTAATTAAAGCGGCCGATACGCCAGAAATTCAGCAATTACAAGCGGATTATGCGAAAAATCCAACGCCTGAAATTGCGTTGAAATTGGCAGTTCAGCTACATCAAGCCAATCGAAACGAAGAAGCATTAGATTTATTATTTAGCATTCTTAAACAAGATCTTTCTGCGGAAAACGGTGAAGTGAAGCAACAGTTTTTAGCTATTTTATCAGCCATTGGCAATGCAGATCCTATCACCAATAAATATCGCCGATTGCTGTATGCATTGCTTTACTAA